The Hyperthermus butylicus DSM 5456 genome includes a region encoding these proteins:
- a CDS encoding metallophosphoesterase: MARLLELIRDALDILSHMGPVVELGADEKVLVVGDTHGYPEATEWALRLADALGADRIVFLGDYVDRGSRGVENLELLLAKLVEEPGRLVLLRGNHESPDMNYYYGFRDEVANKLGYEILDDIWRLYTCLPYIARRGDIIMLHGGVPCRRCTGEPEDPIGMSELASRMGELYCRRDGLGPADPLVFQLLWNDPSPSIDWFSPNIRGPGTYYYGWRSWTSFLKVNNARLIIRAHEVVDAVRLTGRENVVEGLHGSYTIDQLEGKVVTVFSSLYHGMRAGAALLEADTVTFYHYPEQP, from the coding sequence ATGGCTAGGCTCCTGGAGCTAATCCGCGATGCTCTCGACATACTATCCCACATGGGGCCAGTCGTCGAACTAGGGGCGGACGAGAAGGTCCTGGTTGTAGGGGATACCCACGGTTACCCCGAGGCCACAGAATGGGCTTTACGCCTCGCGGATGCCCTGGGAGCTGACCGCATAGTATTCCTGGGGGACTATGTTGACCGTGGAAGCCGTGGTGTAGAAAACCTAGAGCTTCTATTGGCAAAGCTTGTCGAGGAGCCCGGGAGACTAGTGCTACTCCGAGGAAACCATGAGAGCCCAGACATGAACTACTACTACGGCTTTCGGGACGAGGTCGCAAACAAGCTTGGCTATGAGATTCTCGACGATATATGGAGGCTCTACACGTGCCTACCATACATTGCTAGGCGTGGCGACATAATAATGCTCCATGGTGGTGTGCCCTGCCGCCGCTGCACTGGCGAGCCCGAAGACCCCATAGGTATGAGCGAGCTGGCTTCTAGGATGGGGGAGCTGTACTGTAGAAGGGATGGCTTAGGCCCGGCTGACCCACTAGTATTCCAGCTCCTCTGGAACGATCCTAGTCCCTCCATAGACTGGTTCTCCCCCAACATACGTGGCCCCGGCACCTACTACTACGGGTGGAGGTCCTGGACCAGTTTCCTCAAAGTCAACAATGCGAGGCTGATCATACGCGCCCATGAGGTAGTAGACGCGGTCAGACTGACGGGCCGGGAAAACGTTGTCGAGGGCCTACACGGCAGCTACACGATAGACCAGCTGGAGGGAAAGGTGGTCACGGTATTCTCGAGCCTCTACCACGGCATGAGGGCTGGTGCAGCCCTGCTGGAGGCCGACACGGTGACATTCTACCATTACCCGGAGCAACCATAG
- a CDS encoding aldehyde ferredoxin oxidoreductase family protein gives MASEKLFSWFKRILWVDLSRGEFREWRYPGEMARMFVGGRGYAIKILWDHLPEGADPLGPDNLLILAVGPLTGLPGPSTGKMVVAAKSPLTGGYGDGNIGTRAAVNLRAAGWDAVVIRGVARKPSILVIEDDKAWLEPADDLWGLDTFRAADKLEERFGKTAGILLIGPGGENMVRYATIVSQKGRSGGRPGMGAVMGSKKLKAIVVRGTKKPELFHPEEELRIGTEAIKFVKSSPNYEFWMRQGTMMTIEWSQNASVLPTYNFREGVFDGWEGISGNYMEKVKVTTKSCPLCPMSCGHVVKDAEGQPSELDYENVAMLGSNIGISRLEDAALLNRLADMYGIDTISLGNTLGYALEAAERGKLELDATWGETRKLAKLVEDIAYRRGVGDLLAEGVKRVSEKVGETWYAMHVKGLEVSAYDCHAAPGMALSYATSPIGAHHKDAWVISWEVQHGRFKYGREKVLRVIELQRIRGGFFETAVTCRFPFVELGLALDYYVKMFQAATGLSYSLEDHFTVADRIYTLIRLFWVREHGGWGIEMDLPPERWFREPLTKGPLKGAKLDKDKFIEMLKIYYRERGWAENGVPLPETVKKLGLGEDAVRLAERYSSK, from the coding sequence ATGGCTAGCGAGAAGCTCTTCTCCTGGTTCAAGCGCATCTTGTGGGTTGACCTCTCAAGGGGCGAGTTTCGGGAGTGGCGCTATCCCGGCGAGATGGCTAGGATGTTTGTTGGAGGTAGGGGCTATGCGATCAAGATACTCTGGGACCACTTGCCGGAAGGTGCTGACCCCCTGGGTCCCGACAATTTGCTAATACTCGCTGTCGGACCTCTCACCGGGCTTCCTGGCCCCTCTACCGGGAAGATGGTCGTGGCTGCTAAAAGCCCGCTAACGGGCGGCTACGGCGACGGCAATATAGGTACCAGGGCTGCTGTCAACCTACGAGCCGCCGGCTGGGACGCAGTGGTCATTCGGGGCGTGGCCAGGAAGCCCTCTATACTCGTGATAGAGGATGATAAGGCCTGGCTAGAGCCCGCCGACGACCTATGGGGCCTCGATACGTTCCGGGCTGCTGACAAGCTCGAGGAGAGGTTTGGCAAGACCGCAGGCATACTGTTGATAGGGCCTGGCGGCGAGAACATGGTACGCTATGCAACCATCGTATCGCAGAAGGGCCGCTCCGGCGGTAGACCAGGCATGGGCGCTGTTATGGGCTCCAAGAAGCTGAAGGCGATAGTTGTAAGGGGCACGAAAAAGCCAGAGTTATTCCATCCGGAGGAGGAGCTAAGGATAGGCACAGAGGCCATTAAATTTGTCAAGAGTAGCCCGAACTACGAGTTCTGGATGAGGCAGGGCACGATGATGACAATCGAGTGGTCGCAGAATGCCAGCGTACTGCCAACCTACAACTTCCGCGAGGGCGTCTTCGACGGATGGGAGGGGATAAGCGGTAACTACATGGAGAAAGTAAAGGTTACCACGAAGAGCTGCCCACTATGCCCGATGAGCTGTGGCCATGTGGTAAAGGATGCTGAGGGCCAGCCCTCCGAGCTAGACTACGAGAATGTGGCAATGCTCGGCAGTAACATAGGAATATCCAGGCTCGAGGATGCTGCGCTGCTTAACAGGCTAGCAGACATGTACGGCATTGATACGATTAGCCTGGGGAACACTCTCGGCTACGCACTTGAGGCGGCGGAGAGAGGTAAGCTAGAACTAGACGCCACTTGGGGCGAAACGAGGAAGCTCGCAAAGCTTGTAGAGGACATAGCCTATCGCCGCGGCGTCGGCGACCTCCTCGCAGAGGGTGTGAAGCGAGTCTCCGAGAAGGTTGGCGAGACCTGGTATGCTATGCATGTCAAGGGCCTAGAAGTGAGCGCTTATGATTGTCACGCAGCCCCGGGCATGGCACTGAGCTATGCTACGAGCCCGATTGGGGCACACCATAAGGATGCCTGGGTCATATCGTGGGAGGTGCAGCACGGCAGGTTCAAGTATGGCAGGGAGAAGGTGCTAAGGGTTATCGAGCTGCAGAGAATACGCGGTGGCTTCTTCGAGACAGCAGTAACCTGCAGATTTCCCTTCGTAGAGCTGGGCCTCGCACTAGACTACTACGTGAAAATGTTCCAGGCCGCAACAGGGCTCAGCTACAGTCTCGAAGACCACTTCACCGTCGCCGACCGGATCTACACGCTGATAAGGCTGTTCTGGGTGCGCGAGCACGGTGGCTGGGGCATAGAGATGGACCTGCCGCCGGAGAGGTGGTTCCGCGAGCCCCTGACCAAGGGCCCGCTTAAGGGCGCCAAGCTAGACAAGGACAAGTTCATCGAGATGCTGAAGATATACTACAGGGAGAGGGGCTGGGCTGAGAACGGTGTACCATTGCCGGAGACGGTGAAAAAACTCGGTCTAGGCGAGGATGCTGTAAGGCTAGCAGAAAGATACTCATCAAAATAA